In Spinacia oleracea cultivar Varoflay chromosome 5, BTI_SOV_V1, whole genome shotgun sequence, a single window of DNA contains:
- the LOC130461162 gene encoding uncharacterized protein: protein MPLSLFPSLYRRRTNTTITVATGDESPQPNRLPPLRALLLRASSLSPSRVPFPRNQREQKYSVLNFKTWIYFPKPIWPNSNYWALKLDSELSMNEPRKTKPLANRGSEVLWGTMETSSGEEFHNNNVHLVYA from the exons ATGCCCCTCTCTCTCTTTCCCTCATTGTACCGCCGCCGCACAAACACCACCATCACCGTCGCCACCGGCGACGAGTCACCCCAGCCCAATCGCCTTCCTCCTCTTCGTGCCCTGCTTCTTCGTGCCTCCTCCCTTTCTCCTTCTCGTGTTCCCTTTCCCAGAAATCAAAGAGAACAAAAATattcagttttaaattttaaaacttgGATTTATTTTCCCAAACCCATATGGCCCAACTCTAATTATTGGGCTTTG aaattggactcggagctcagtatgaacgaaccaaggaaaacaaaacccttagcaaatcgcggaagtgag gtactgtggggaacgatggaaacgagtagtggcgaggaatttcacaaTAATAATGTTcacttagtttatgcttaa